The Sulfurospirillum halorespirans DSM 13726 genome has a window encoding:
- a CDS encoding metallophosphoesterase: MKSLSLMILLWQKIKNSMLFEKAYARVNFKSLRVDIKNLPSSFENFTIVHLSDLHVNAKTPLYALEELVDKINELEIDMVALTGDLFDTNPARIRAQLERLSHIKHPVYFVSGNHDLLFTCKELAREIEMLGFTLLDNRFITLKRGDEALQLVGLSDAFSRYFGIKRDPKKLFSELDAKIPSILLAHQPKDIRLTQTFAIDLQLSGHTHGGQIYPFGYIVRLFQPYLQGLHVKNKTQICVTTGYGSWGFDFRFRTPSEVVILKLTKGEHAEH, translated from the coding sequence ATGAAGTCGTTATCTCTTATGATCTTGCTTTGGCAAAAAATTAAAAACAGCATGCTGTTTGAAAAAGCGTATGCGAGGGTGAATTTTAAAAGTTTGAGGGTTGACATCAAAAACCTACCCTCCTCTTTTGAAAACTTTACCATCGTGCATCTGAGCGATTTACATGTAAACGCTAAAACGCCCTTGTATGCGCTTGAAGAGTTGGTCGATAAAATCAATGAACTGGAGATCGACATGGTTGCACTCACAGGCGATCTGTTCGATACCAATCCTGCACGCATACGTGCCCAACTTGAGCGCCTAAGTCACATCAAACACCCTGTCTATTTTGTCAGTGGCAACCACGATCTTTTGTTTACATGTAAAGAGTTGGCACGTGAAATTGAGATGCTTGGATTTACGCTTTTAGACAACCGTTTCATTACCCTCAAACGTGGTGATGAAGCACTTCAACTGGTCGGGCTAAGCGATGCGTTTAGTCGCTATTTTGGCATCAAACGAGATCCAAAGAAGCTGTTTAGTGAGCTGGATGCGAAGATTCCTTCCATCTTACTCGCCCATCAGCCTAAAGATATTCGTTTGACACAGACGTTTGCTATCGATTTGCAACTGAGCGGTCATACGCATGGTGGGCAAATTTATCCGTTTGGGTACATCGTGAGGCTTTTTCAGCCCTACCTTCAAGGCTTACATGTAAAGAACAAAACGCAGATATGTGTGACGACGGGGTATGGCAGTTGGGGCTTTGATTTTCGGTTTCGGACGCCTAGCGAAGTGGTCATCTTAAAACTGACAAAGGGAGAACATGCTGAGCATTAA
- a CDS encoding cbb3-type cytochrome c oxidase subunit I produces the protein MEKFSSFIQKAFAIGSLFFVLGLAFGFEYSLNLLGYFLPSSTLSAVNARSAHVSLMLYGFVPLMLSFLPFVLMEKENVHSEKGLEKLKIYFTLWCIFLVFMTISLLLGVHRGLVFYDFAYELNFILAFSGVFYILALYDYIKAYKVIPLWIKVSLYLVIASPIALLVLMNPVIGQVEKTIVGPHGDNTLGMSFTLIPIFYLLIKLHAKETFVAKYHAMWIIPLVGYIASVAHRIFIGDLSYNQEWFFQYLTLCFVPLLIKWLRDANITFKNNPFLTISVYSFLFVDIEGNILFIPSIRWLFHRNDLIVAHAHIAMGVGIFFMAMAVVSPYLKKLNQLSFSFFYTLGFTLMLIALSMAGLMEAGFIQADIHLLWTIRMLCGLFIILVTTGFFYPQLGLNVEKLDSLRLYHLTGFLSDALGGIFLFAFAATLYPLLGFGFEGKYEYIVFAFMTTTGILHLFGLLQPLYAPMLAKISAFNRIVVSAMFLSLYLSHQLGVEAMLIAVYDLVFASVYIMFASKFERRLYV, from the coding sequence ATGGAAAAATTCTCTAGTTTTATACAAAAAGCCTTTGCGATAGGCTCACTCTTTTTCGTGCTTGGCTTAGCCTTTGGATTTGAGTATTCGCTCAACCTTTTGGGCTACTTTCTACCCTCTTCCACACTCTCAGCGGTCAATGCTCGAAGTGCGCATGTCTCGTTGATGCTCTATGGTTTTGTGCCATTGATGCTCTCATTTTTGCCGTTTGTTTTGATGGAAAAAGAGAACGTCCACAGTGAAAAAGGGCTTGAAAAGCTCAAAATCTACTTTACCCTTTGGTGCATCTTTTTGGTCTTTATGACTATCAGCCTTCTTTTAGGTGTGCACCGTGGACTCGTTTTTTACGACTTTGCGTATGAGCTCAACTTCATTCTTGCTTTTTCGGGTGTTTTTTACATCTTAGCACTCTATGACTACATCAAAGCGTACAAGGTCATTCCCTTGTGGATCAAAGTCTCTTTATACCTTGTTATCGCCTCACCCATTGCACTTTTGGTGCTGATGAACCCTGTCATCGGGCAAGTGGAGAAAACCATTGTCGGTCCTCATGGAGACAATACACTTGGAATGAGTTTTACCCTGATTCCTATTTTTTACCTTCTTATCAAACTGCATGCCAAAGAGACGTTTGTTGCGAAGTATCACGCAATGTGGATTATTCCATTGGTTGGCTACATTGCTTCGGTTGCGCACCGCATTTTTATCGGTGATCTTAGCTACAATCAAGAGTGGTTTTTTCAGTACCTAACGCTTTGTTTTGTGCCTTTGCTTATCAAATGGCTGAGAGATGCTAACATCACCTTTAAGAACAACCCATTTTTGACCATCTCGGTCTACTCGTTTTTGTTTGTGGACATCGAGGGAAACATCTTGTTTATCCCTTCCATTCGCTGGTTATTTCACCGCAATGACCTGATCGTTGCACACGCACATATCGCCATGGGTGTGGGCATCTTTTTTATGGCGATGGCAGTCGTTTCGCCTTACCTTAAAAAACTTAACCAGCTTTCATTTAGCTTTTTTTACACACTTGGTTTTACGCTGATGCTTATCGCACTTTCGATGGCAGGACTAATGGAAGCGGGCTTTATTCAAGCAGATATTCATCTTTTATGGACGATTCGAATGCTCTGTGGACTCTTCATTATCCTCGTAACGACAGGCTTTTTCTACCCACAACTTGGGCTCAATGTTGAGAAACTGGATTCTCTTAGACTCTATCATCTCACAGGTTTTCTCTCTGATGCACTGGGTGGCATCTTTTTGTTTGCCTTTGCCGCGACGCTCTACCCACTTTTAGGATTTGGCTTTGAAGGGAAGTACGAATATATCGTCTTTGCGTTTATGACAACGACAGGCATTTTGCATCTTTTTGGTTTGCTTCAGCCCTTATATGCGCCTATGCTCGCCAAAATAAGCGCGTTTAATCGCATCGTCGTCTCTGCTATGTTTTTATCGCTTTATCTTTCACACCAGTTGGGTGTTGAAGCGATGCTTATCGCTGTGTATGACCTTGTTTTTGCCTCTGTATATATTATGTTTGCATCAAAATTTGAAAGGAGACTTTATGTTTAA
- a CDS encoding histidine kinase dimerization/phospho-acceptor domain-containing protein, giving the protein MLSIKVKLLLWFLAIQTLILAGFNYALYINVEHTLHERTYVTLEAHEAIEHFLGTLWLLNPFILIFSSMGGYVLIHKYFQPIQAMLHEIKAITPKDLSKRIEQRPFNDEINHLALAFNEVLDRLEKAFRGVKEFNTNASHELRTPLTIMRGEIEVALRKQRPNDEYRAILQTQLEEIMILQKMIEELLFQAETHTMETIYM; this is encoded by the coding sequence ATGCTGAGCATTAAAGTGAAATTGCTTTTATGGTTTTTAGCGATTCAAACACTGATTTTAGCAGGGTTTAACTATGCCCTCTATATCAATGTGGAACACACATTACATGAAAGAACCTATGTAACGCTAGAAGCGCATGAAGCCATCGAGCATTTTCTTGGGACATTGTGGTTACTGAACCCGTTTATTTTGATTTTTTCGAGTATGGGAGGTTATGTTTTGATTCACAAATACTTTCAACCCATTCAAGCCATGCTTCATGAGATCAAAGCGATTACGCCCAAAGACCTCTCCAAGCGCATCGAGCAAAGACCTTTTAATGATGAAATCAACCATCTTGCCCTTGCGTTTAATGAGGTGTTAGACCGCCTTGAAAAAGCGTTTCGAGGGGTCAAAGAGTTTAACACAAATGCCTCGCATGAACTGCGAACACCTCTCACCATCATGAGAGGTGAGATCGAAGTAGCCCTGCGAAAACAGCGCCCCAATGACGAATACCGTGCGATTTTACAGACCCAACTGGAGGAGATTATGATTCTTCAAAAAATGATTGAAGAGCTCCTTTTTCAAGCAGAAACCCATACCATGGAAACGATTTACATGTAA
- a CDS encoding monovalent cation:proton antiporter-2 (CPA2) family protein yields MDFFLLSSLVLLAVTAIMVTISKHMGLGYILGLLIAGIIVGPHTPGPIVTSEVESMRHFTEFGVVLLLFVIGLEMQPAKLWSMRKEVFGLGSLQVIVSGLVLGFYMNFFVESLGVAMLLGFTLALSSTAFVMQILQEKGKLNTEHGKNAFAILLLQDLAVVPLLAMLPLLSPQPQTSETSWLESCINVVAMVALLIVFGRYIIPKALDKVAKQRNKDAFLLVTMLSVVLSAYLMDHAGLSMALGAFLMGMFLSTSRYSFQIESSLEPFKGILMSLFFIAVGMSIDFKAIMSDPWVFSGHVVAILVLKALVIFALMLAFGATKSGAIKLAFLLNQSGEFGFVLFGAAKALSIIDDQLFVIGIGVISISMLLTPALYSFGCSLANRLAKVSQFSYFNTENASMEQKVVIAGFGSTGKVIARMLKSSSIPFIVFDINTHEVALGRKEGLPVFFGDITDLKLLSTIKLDQASMIIVSIDHSLNAIKVVKHIKENYPHIKILARALDIKAMDKMLAAGASWVIAETLESSIRTGSEALSQMGVPTDEIASLLEAFRKNEYELIRELTKE; encoded by the coding sequence ATGGACTTTTTTCTTCTTTCGTCACTGGTTCTTTTAGCGGTCACTGCGATTATGGTGACCATTTCCAAGCATATGGGACTTGGCTACATCTTGGGATTGCTGATCGCTGGAATTATCGTAGGGCCTCATACACCAGGACCTATTGTGACGAGCGAAGTGGAGTCTATGCGCCATTTTACGGAGTTTGGTGTGGTGCTCTTGCTCTTTGTGATTGGGCTGGAAATGCAACCTGCAAAGCTCTGGTCGATGCGCAAAGAGGTTTTTGGCTTGGGTTCGCTTCAAGTCATTGTCTCTGGTCTTGTGCTTGGATTTTACATGAATTTTTTTGTGGAAAGTTTAGGGGTTGCTATGCTTTTAGGCTTTACCCTAGCACTCTCTTCGACCGCATTTGTTATGCAGATTTTGCAAGAAAAAGGTAAGCTCAACACGGAACACGGTAAAAATGCGTTTGCAATTTTGCTCCTTCAAGACTTAGCGGTTGTTCCTCTTTTGGCGATGCTTCCACTGCTCTCACCCCAACCGCAAACTTCAGAAACTTCTTGGCTTGAGTCGTGCATCAACGTTGTCGCGATGGTGGCACTTTTGATTGTGTTTGGGCGTTACATCATTCCTAAAGCACTGGATAAAGTGGCTAAACAACGCAACAAAGACGCTTTTTTACTGGTAACGATGCTGAGCGTGGTGCTCTCTGCGTACCTCATGGATCATGCAGGGCTTTCGATGGCATTGGGCGCTTTTTTGATGGGCATGTTTCTTTCCACATCACGCTATAGTTTTCAGATCGAATCAAGCCTTGAGCCGTTTAAAGGTATCTTGATGAGTCTTTTCTTCATTGCTGTGGGTATGTCGATAGACTTTAAAGCGATTATGAGCGATCCTTGGGTTTTTAGTGGGCATGTTGTGGCGATTTTAGTGCTGAAAGCTTTGGTTATTTTTGCCTTGATGCTTGCGTTTGGTGCCACGAAAAGTGGTGCGATTAAACTTGCCTTTTTGCTCAACCAAAGTGGTGAGTTTGGCTTTGTTCTCTTTGGTGCGGCAAAGGCGCTTAGCATCATCGACGATCAGCTTTTTGTGATAGGCATCGGCGTTATTTCCATCAGTATGCTTCTCACGCCTGCACTCTACTCGTTTGGGTGTTCACTGGCGAATCGCTTGGCGAAAGTCTCTCAGTTTTCCTACTTTAACACTGAAAATGCGAGTATGGAACAAAAAGTAGTGATCGCAGGTTTTGGAAGTACGGGAAAAGTGATTGCGCGGATGCTTAAAAGCAGTTCGATTCCTTTTATCGTGTTTGACATCAACACACACGAAGTTGCCTTGGGGCGAAAAGAGGGCTTACCCGTCTTTTTTGGCGACATTACCGATCTCAAACTGCTGAGTACCATCAAACTCGATCAAGCTTCGATGATCATTGTCTCCATCGACCATAGTCTCAATGCGATCAAAGTCGTGAAGCACATCAAAGAGAACTATCCGCACATTAAGATTTTGGCACGCGCCCTTGACATCAAAGCAATGGATAAAATGCTTGCCGCTGGTGCGAGTTGGGTCATTGCCGAGACGTTGGAAAGTAGCATTCGCACAGGCTCGGAGGCGCTGAGTCAAATGGGCGTGCCAACCGATGAGATCGCTAGCTTACTTGAGGCGTTTCGCAAAAATGAGTATGAGCTCATTCGTGAGTTGACCAAAGAGTAA
- a CDS encoding 3'-5' exonuclease, translating to MKIIVLDTETTGMLEKDRICQLSFLVLNEEFEIEEVYNDLSMPPLPISYEAMAIHHITPEMLEGEPACVQTKAYKRLCELNAVSNILVIQNAAFDLGMLAKEGFTSQMNLIDTFRVLRALYPNDGSFSLQFKRYQWGLYKEEEGIAKKLNITIKAHDALGDVIVLKHLFERLCEDHSMPKMILLCSEPIILSHIPYGKNRGKKFVDIAKSDRQDLHYMLSSNGLDEDMKASILHALESTKESVTLTIGFGKYAGKTPLEVLELDRNYLVWMVNKMDNLSSELKEAIEKVLVSYP from the coding sequence ATGAAAATTATTGTTTTAGATACCGAAACAACGGGAATGTTAGAGAAAGATCGCATCTGCCAGCTTAGTTTTTTAGTCTTAAATGAGGAGTTTGAGATCGAAGAGGTTTATAACGATCTGAGCATGCCACCCCTTCCTATCTCTTACGAAGCGATGGCGATCCACCACATCACGCCTGAAATGCTTGAAGGTGAGCCCGCGTGCGTGCAAACCAAAGCGTATAAAAGACTGTGTGAGCTGAACGCAGTTTCCAACATCCTCGTTATTCAAAATGCCGCGTTTGACCTTGGAATGCTCGCCAAAGAGGGCTTTACCTCGCAGATGAATCTCATCGACACCTTCCGTGTTTTGCGTGCTCTTTACCCCAACGATGGCTCGTTTAGCTTGCAATTTAAACGCTACCAATGGGGACTCTACAAAGAAGAAGAGGGCATCGCCAAAAAGCTTAACATCACCATCAAAGCACACGACGCACTAGGCGATGTCATCGTACTCAAACACCTCTTTGAGCGACTGTGCGAAGATCATTCTATGCCAAAAATGATCCTGCTCTGCTCCGAGCCCATCATCCTCAGCCACATTCCCTACGGCAAGAACAGAGGCAAAAAGTTCGTCGATATCGCAAAGAGCGACCGCCAAGACCTCCACTATATGCTAAGTTCCAACGGACTCGACGAGGACATGAAAGCCTCCATACTCCACGCGCTAGAGAGCACCAAAGAGAGCGTGACCCTAACCATCGGCTTTGGCAAATACGCAGGCAAAACCCCGCTTGAAGTTTTAGAGCTTGATCGTAACTATCTTGTGTGGATGGTCAATAAGATGGATAATTTGAGTAGCGAACTGAAAGAGGCGATAGAGAAGGTGTTGGTTTCGTATCCGTAG
- a CDS encoding ATP-binding protein has product MNSIESVKLFEKLKNKDTQFASKVLETSNLIEELINKKTTINFPNYTNHDINHSINIMNTMYELIQSNIDDFNQLELALMIYASLFHDIGMSLGDDEISKIKDSTSKYLYSQSFEQIKKNSTNEELALQEVIRTQHGKIANDLVTNKYKEYFLLPNTSISFAQDLGLICQSHTERERYLSKLHVDSLKGEYSYNPQFIAILLRVADILDIDSTRTPLELYKSMDLNEYSNEEWLKNLTIENTKKIFVKNDLKIVRLDGNVKDIKVHRKLLNYIEWIENELRLAVEKTADMQEKYRLHLNTKVQNNIQPIGYTIPDLKLNMDYKAVTKLLMGESVYGSKALGLRELLQNSIDACMVKKEKLQSDYKPTIEINIFKDKNQVIVKDNGMGMNENIIKKYFLNVGKSYYKSSDFLNYEHTYNPIGNFGIGFLSCFMLSSHVKVMTKYHGDKYMYRIDLEQESEYISFSQDEDYTVESGTQIILNYESLVKAMEFKEDDFERLLLDFITDNILIEEFEIKINGITIKQKNTIKTSEHIININKYAKNLYGRECSKFCVSIQ; this is encoded by the coding sequence ATGAATAGTATAGAAAGTGTAAAGTTATTTGAAAAGTTAAAAAATAAAGATACACAATTTGCTTCGAAAGTCTTAGAAACCTCAAATCTAATTGAAGAATTAATCAATAAAAAAACTACTATTAACTTTCCAAACTATACAAACCATGACATTAACCACTCTATAAATATTATGAATACAATGTATGAATTGATACAATCTAACATTGATGATTTTAACCAACTAGAACTTGCTTTAATGATTTATGCATCACTTTTTCACGATATTGGAATGTCTCTTGGTGATGACGAAATTTCAAAGATTAAAGATAGTACATCTAAGTATTTATACAGCCAAAGTTTTGAACAAATAAAAAAGAATTCTACCAATGAAGAATTGGCACTTCAAGAGGTAATCCGAACTCAGCATGGAAAGATAGCCAATGATTTGGTTACGAACAAATATAAAGAGTATTTTCTACTTCCAAATACATCAATATCTTTTGCTCAAGATTTAGGTTTGATTTGTCAAAGTCATACAGAAAGGGAACGGTATTTAAGTAAATTACATGTAGATAGTTTAAAAGGAGAGTATTCGTACAACCCTCAATTTATAGCAATACTTTTGCGAGTAGCAGATATACTAGATATTGACTCTACTAGAACACCACTTGAACTTTATAAGAGTATGGACTTAAACGAATATAGTAACGAAGAGTGGTTGAAAAATCTTACTATTGAAAACACAAAAAAGATATTTGTAAAAAATGATTTAAAAATAGTCAGACTTGATGGTAATGTTAAAGATATTAAAGTACACAGAAAACTTTTAAACTATATTGAATGGATTGAAAATGAGTTAAGACTTGCAGTGGAGAAAACAGCAGATATGCAAGAAAAATATAGATTGCATCTCAACACAAAAGTTCAGAACAACATTCAACCTATTGGTTATACTATTCCTGATTTAAAATTAAATATGGACTATAAAGCAGTAACAAAGTTGCTCATGGGTGAGTCTGTATATGGGAGTAAAGCGTTAGGTTTGAGAGAACTTTTGCAAAACTCCATAGATGCATGTATGGTAAAAAAAGAGAAGCTACAGAGTGATTATAAACCTACGATAGAGATAAATATTTTTAAAGATAAAAATCAAGTTATTGTCAAAGATAATGGAATGGGTATGAATGAAAATATCATCAAAAAATATTTTCTCAATGTAGGAAAATCTTACTATAAATCATCAGATTTTTTAAACTATGAACATACTTACAATCCCATTGGAAATTTTGGCATAGGTTTTTTATCTTGTTTTATGCTCTCTTCCCATGTTAAAGTTATGACAAAATATCATGGTGATAAATATATGTATCGTATTGATTTAGAACAGGAGAGTGAGTATATATCTTTTTCACAAGATGAAGATTATACAGTAGAGTCGGGAACACAAATTATACTTAATTATGAATCACTTGTTAAAGCAATGGAGTTTAAAGAAGATGATTTTGAAAGATTATTATTAGATTTTATAACCGATAATATTTTGATTGAAGAGTTTGAAATAAAAATAAATGGTATAACAATAAAACAAAAAAATACTATTAAAACCAGTGAGCACATAATCAATATAAATAAATATGCTAAAAACCTATATGGAAGGGAGTGTTCAAAATTCTGTGTCAGCATCCAGTAG
- a CDS encoding bifunctional 3,4-dihydroxy-2-butanone 4-phosphate synthase/GTP cyclohydrolase II — protein sequence MPIQRVKQAIEDIKHGKMVMMVDDEDRENEGDLVYAATFSTPEKVNFMASEAKGLICVSLNEEIAKRLELNPMVKNNDSQHETAFTVSVDARVCSTGISAYERDITIKILADALSQPSELVKPGHIFPLIARKGGTLVRTGHTEGSVDLCRLAGLREVSVICEVMKEDGHMARRDDLDIFCKKHGINIVYISDIVAYRMQSESLVREVFSSNVEFFGAHTRKIDMVDHEGNHHIVYAFGEIGKTSAVKFHHILPDNELLAHEKKYQGILKAIEYLKTHNGVFIFVDSEYTTNPELREFGIGAQILQKLGIENIDLISITSRKDYVGLAGFGLNINQEIIL from the coding sequence ATGCCTATTCAAAGAGTCAAACAAGCGATAGAAGATATCAAGCATGGCAAGATGGTAATGATGGTCGATGATGAGGACCGAGAAAATGAGGGAGACCTTGTTTACGCCGCAACGTTCTCTACTCCTGAAAAAGTTAACTTTATGGCTTCGGAAGCCAAAGGTTTGATCTGTGTTTCATTAAACGAAGAGATCGCTAAGCGTCTTGAGTTGAATCCGATGGTGAAAAACAACGACTCACAGCATGAAACAGCCTTTACGGTTTCTGTGGATGCGCGTGTCTGTTCTACGGGTATTTCAGCGTATGAGCGTGACATCACGATCAAAATCCTTGCCGATGCGCTCAGCCAACCTTCCGAGCTTGTCAAACCAGGGCATATCTTCCCGCTAATAGCCCGTAAAGGTGGAACGTTGGTTCGCACAGGGCATACAGAGGGTTCGGTTGATCTTTGTCGTTTAGCAGGGCTTCGTGAGGTTTCAGTGATCTGTGAAGTGATGAAAGAAGATGGGCACATGGCGCGTCGCGATGATTTGGATATTTTTTGCAAAAAACATGGCATTAACATCGTCTATATCTCGGACATCGTCGCGTACCGTATGCAGTCTGAGTCCTTGGTGCGTGAAGTGTTTTCATCCAATGTCGAATTTTTTGGAGCGCATACACGCAAGATCGACATGGTTGATCATGAAGGGAACCATCACATCGTTTATGCGTTTGGCGAGATCGGCAAAACCAGTGCAGTGAAGTTTCACCATATTTTACCCGACAACGAGCTTTTGGCGCATGAGAAAAAATACCAAGGCATTTTAAAAGCGATTGAGTATCTTAAAACACACAATGGCGTTTTCATCTTTGTCGACAGCGAATACACCACCAACCCAGAGCTGAGAGAGTTTGGCATTGGGGCGCAGATTCTTCAAAAACTGGGCATTGAAAATATTGATTTGATTTCGATTACGTCACGTAAAGATTATGTAGGGCTTGCCGGTTTTGGGCTCAATATTAACCAAGAAATTATTCTGTAA
- a CDS encoding ABC transporter permease, giving the protein MISLFFKALNRNRFKTFLIYTSITVAIMAIFMITSISRGIIGMYSTMLKTEGDIIVTQAKIADTFFSDVNASLADKIKMIAGVKEVYALILGASPINELPIAAIYGVSENRFKTYALTEGTYPKKGEVILGKNINARLHAPKSVSISNKTFAVSGIFENGIGFEDGGAVLNREDASAIFNKEASILLVSMERGDEANAMIEHINALSSDIEAKTTHEFVDNYNQFKIIETSSNVISAVAFLMGLLGIASLISITINERRSEFGILRAIGKSSNFIITMVVGETFVITCVGFISALLFSKALLFMIAHIEKFQGYVNGELSFETIVTVFGFSLFMALLGALLPAYSASKIDPIILIQRGAL; this is encoded by the coding sequence TTGATTTCACTTTTCTTTAAAGCGCTGAATCGCAACCGCTTTAAAACGTTTCTCATTTATACGAGCATCACTGTTGCGATCATGGCGATCTTTATGATCACCTCGATTTCACGCGGCATCATCGGCATGTACTCCACGATGCTCAAAACCGAGGGCGACATTATCGTCACGCAAGCCAAAATCGCCGATACCTTTTTCAGCGATGTCAACGCGTCTCTTGCCGATAAAATCAAAATGATTGCAGGGGTGAAAGAGGTCTACGCGCTTATCCTAGGCGCTTCGCCGATTAACGAACTTCCCATCGCTGCGATTTACGGGGTAAGTGAAAACCGCTTTAAAACCTATGCGCTCACTGAGGGCACTTACCCAAAAAAGGGTGAAGTCATCCTTGGTAAAAACATCAATGCACGTCTGCATGCGCCTAAATCCGTCTCGATCTCCAATAAAACGTTCGCCGTTTCTGGCATCTTTGAAAACGGTATTGGCTTTGAAGATGGTGGAGCGGTTTTGAACCGTGAAGATGCGAGTGCCATTTTCAACAAAGAGGCGTCCATCTTGCTGGTGAGCATGGAGCGAGGTGATGAAGCAAACGCGATGATAGAGCACATCAACGCGCTTAGCTCTGACATTGAAGCAAAAACCACGCATGAATTTGTGGACAATTACAATCAATTTAAGATCATTGAAACCTCTTCCAATGTCATCAGCGCGGTGGCGTTTTTGATGGGACTTCTTGGAATTGCGAGTCTTATCAGCATCACGATTAACGAACGTCGCAGCGAGTTTGGCATTTTAAGAGCCATCGGTAAGTCGTCCAATTTCATCATAACGATGGTGGTTGGTGAGACATTTGTCATCACCTGCGTTGGCTTTATCTCGGCTCTTCTTTTCTCCAAAGCACTTCTGTTTATGATCGCGCACATTGAGAAGTTTCAAGGCTATGTGAACGGTGAGCTTAGCTTCGAGACGATTGTTACTGTCTTTGGTTTCTCCCTTTTCATGGCGCTTTTAGGCGCACTGCTTCCAGCGTATAGCGCTTCAAAGATCGATCCGATCATCCTCATTCAAAGGGGTGCATTATGA
- a CDS encoding YceI family protein, whose protein sequence is MFSKIALSLLTASLLCGAAYAKELSFKEGFIGAQTEIFGDSNIAPKSTHVVTKLTMDDAVESLKGDISIDLLTLKSENGSRDESMYETLHVKEHPSTVFKLKEVSKEADGYHLIGALTLNKQTKEINTKADITDQSDLVKLKGNFSIKMSEFGIEPPTLLFLSVRDEVVISYDLALAKN, encoded by the coding sequence ATGTTTAGTAAAATCGCTCTCTCTTTGCTTACCGCATCCCTACTTTGTGGTGCCGCTTATGCCAAAGAGCTTAGTTTTAAAGAGGGCTTCATTGGCGCTCAAACGGAAATATTTGGTGATAGCAATATCGCGCCTAAAAGCACGCATGTCGTTACAAAACTTACCATGGATGACGCCGTAGAATCCCTCAAAGGTGACATCTCCATCGATCTTTTAACGCTCAAAAGTGAGAATGGATCGCGCGATGAGAGCATGTATGAGACGTTACATGTAAAAGAACATCCAAGCACGGTTTTCAAACTCAAAGAGGTCAGTAAAGAGGCAGATGGCTACCATCTTATCGGTGCTCTCACCCTCAATAAACAGACCAAAGAGATCAATACTAAAGCCGACATTACCGATCAAAGTGATCTTGTTAAACTCAAAGGAAACTTTAGCATCAAGATGAGTGAATTTGGCATCGAGCCTCCGACCCTTCTTTTTTTAAGCGTGCGTGATGAAGTCGTTATCTCTTATGATCTTGCTTTGGCAAAAAATTAA
- a CDS encoding ABC transporter ATP-binding protein yields MILEARGITHYYKHDLALDNVDFTAKKGEFIAIVGESGGGKSTLLSILSSLLRPTLGELFFEGKAYAQIKDIDAFRQKEIGFIFQFHYLIGYLTVLENIKLAAIDKKSPYIDTLFEQCGIEAIKDKYPDEISGGQRQRAAIVRALVNAPKIIFADEPTGNLDSHNSQNIYELFKSLSQSGTTIIIATHDRNVSAYTDKIIEVTDGKIL; encoded by the coding sequence ATGATACTCGAAGCACGTGGCATTACGCACTACTACAAACACGATCTTGCTTTAGACAACGTTGATTTTACGGCAAAGAAAGGTGAATTTATCGCCATTGTTGGAGAAAGCGGCGGTGGTAAATCAACCCTGCTTTCCATTCTCTCCTCACTGCTTCGTCCTACCCTTGGCGAACTCTTCTTTGAGGGCAAAGCCTACGCACAGATCAAAGACATCGACGCATTTCGTCAAAAAGAGATTGGGTTTATCTTTCAGTTTCACTACCTCATCGGGTATTTAACGGTTTTGGAAAACATTAAACTTGCCGCCATCGACAAAAAAAGCCCCTACATCGACACGCTTTTTGAGCAATGTGGTATCGAAGCGATCAAAGACAAATACCCTGATGAGATTTCAGGCGGACAACGTCAACGTGCCGCCATCGTGAGGGCTCTTGTGAACGCACCCAAAATCATCTTCGCCGATGAGCCCACAGGCAACTTAGACTCACACAATTCGCAAAATATCTATGAGCTATTCAAATCGCTCTCCCAAAGTGGCACGACCATTATCATCGCGACGCACGACCGCAATGTATCGGCGTATACAGACAAAATTATCGAGGTAACAGATGGAAAAATTCTCTAG